The DNA sequence CCATAGACAAACGAGAACAGCGGGTTACGGCATGGACCGTAACCCGCTGTTTTTTAAAAGCATTTTGGTTGCGGGGACCGGATTTGAACCGCTGACCTTCGGGTTATGAGCCCGACGAGCTACCAGACTGCTCCACCCCGCAGGCGCCTGTTTAATTGGGGGGTGGGGGGGGAGTCAAGGCTTTCGCAAAAGCATCTGGCCTTGCTTGTCTGAGTGTCGCGTGCGGGGGCTAGCGGGGTTTGCGAGTCTTCTTTCGCGCGGGGCCGCGCGCGCCGGGGGTGCGCGGGCCGGTGCCGGTTCCGCCGGGGCTTCGTTTGGGTCCCTTGCCCATGGGCGAGCGCGCGGGGGACTTCGTCCTTTTCTTCGGACCGGCTTTCTTTGTCGCCTTCTTGACGGCGCGTTTCTTCTGCTTGTAGCCGGGCTTGATGGGCTTGGGTTTGGCCTTGGCAAAGCCCTTGCGGCTCTTGGGCGCGGGGCGTGCCCTGGCCATGGAAGCGGGCAACGCGTCGACGGGGCGGCCGGCCTTGAGGGCCTCGACCATGGCGAGCTCGGCGGGCGTGAAGACGCGCGACTCGCCGGGCTTTAAATCCCCCAGGCGCAGCGGACCCACGCCGATGCGCTTGAGCTTGATCACGTCGTGGCGGATGCGCTGGCACATGCGGCGCACGATGCGGTTGCGTCCCTCGGTGAGCGTGATGCGAATCCAGTCGTGCTGCTTGCCCTTGCGGTGGAGCTCGACCTTTGCCGGCAGGGTGGGGCCGTCCTCAAGCGTGACGCCGCGGCGCAGCTTGTTCAGCCGCACCTCGGTGGGGTGGCCCTCCACCTTGACCAGGTAGATCTTGGGCACCTCGTAGCGCGGGTGCGTGATGCGGTTGGCGAACTCCCCGTCGTTGGTGAGGATGAGGAGTCCCTCGGAGTCCCAGTCCAGGCGGCCCGCGGGAAAGAGGCGCGCGTCGGCCTTGCGCAGCAGGTCGCCCACGCACAGCCGGCCTTCCTCGTCGTGCATGGTGGTCATGCAATTGAGCGGCTTGTTGAGAATCAGGTAGTGCAGGCGCGTGGGCTTTCCGCCGATGCGCTCACCGTCCAGGCGCAGGTCGTCCTTCTCGGGATCAGCCTTCCGGCCCAGGTCCTTGACGATCTGCCCGTTGAGCGTGACGCGGCCCTCGCGGATGAGGTCCTCGGCGTCACGGCGCGAGGCAATGCCCGAGGCGGCGATGAGTTTGTTGATGCGCTCTTGCACGGTCTTTCCAGTCTACCACGCCCCGTGCCGGGGTGCGGAAGGGGCGCAGGTGTAGCGCGCAGCGGGGGAAAAAGAAATGGCTTGCAGGGGCGGGGTCTACCCGCCCTGCTTCGGGGTGTCCCCAGTTCACGAAAAAGGGGCGGGTAGACCCGCCCCTACGCCGGAGGCGCTGCGCCCCGCCGCGTCCCCCTCTGCCCTTAGGGCATCTCCCCCGGGGCGGGGGAGAGCCAACGGACGCTTGTTCTCAGACCAGCCTGTAGCTGCCCAGGAACTCGGGCAGATCCTTCATGTCGAAGTAGCTGATGCCCTGGGAGATGAGCTCGCCGGTCTGCTTGGCGGTGACCTTGCCGTGCAGGGTGGTCATGCCCTTGGTGATGTTGGGCACTTCGCGGTGCTTCTCGCCGCGGAAGTGGTAGGCGCGCCCGTCGTCGCCGGTGAAGTCGAAGGCGTAGACGAGCATCCCGCGCTGGCGGCCGAAGTGATACTCGAGCGTGCCGCGAATGGGGGTGTTCGTGGCCAGGCCCTCGGCGTTCAGGGTACCTTCGAGCCGGGAGACGGCCTTCTCGCCCGCGCCGCCGAAGATGAAGTCGGCCAGCGAGTCGCTGGTCATCACTGCGTCGAATTTAAACGGCAGGCGCTCTCCGGCGCGGTCCCCTTCGAGCAGGACGTGATGGCCGGCCATGGTCTC is a window from the Chrysiogenia bacterium genome containing:
- a CDS encoding pseudouridine synthase, with product MQERINKLIAASGIASRRDAEDLIREGRVTLNGQIVKDLGRKADPEKDDLRLDGERIGGKPTRLHYLILNKPLNCMTTMHDEEGRLCVGDLLRKADARLFPAGRLDWDSEGLLILTNDGEFANRITHPRYEVPKIYLVKVEGHPTEVRLNKLRRGVTLEDGPTLPAKVELHRKGKQHDWIRITLTEGRNRIVRRMCQRIRHDVIKLKRIGVGPLRLGDLKPGESRVFTPAELAMVEALKAGRPVDALPASMARARPAPKSRKGFAKAKPKPIKPGYKQKKRAVKKATKKAGPKKRTKSPARSPMGKGPKRSPGGTGTGPRTPGARGPARKKTRKPR